The bacterium genomic sequence CCGGATGCACCTCGTGGAGGATCCCCCCCCGAATCTCGCCACGCCCCCCTCTTTCTGCCGCAGCCTCCGCAAGCACCTCGCCGGAGCGCGCCTCGAGCGCCTCGAAATCCGGGGGTGGGAGCGGGTCGTCCAGCTCACCTTCGAGCGCGCGGGAGAGCGCGGCCCCGAGGTGTTCGCCCTCATGGCGGAGCTGATGGGCAGATGGAGCAATCTCATCCTCGTCGAGGGCGCGACGGGAAAAATCCTGGACGCGGTGAAAATGGTGCCGGAGGAGCGGACGCGGAAAAGACCCGTCCAGCGCGGGTCGGACTACCGGATGCCGCCCGGGCAGGCCAAACCCGACCCGGACGCGGCCGCCGAGGCCGACATCCGCCGGATGTGGGATGCGGCGGGCGGAAGC encodes the following:
- a CDS encoding NFACT family protein: MDIFVLNGIVKELNDALAGERLQKIGQPDPLSAIFAFGRGGRRNLLISADPALPRMHLVEDPPPNLATPPSFCRSLRKHLAGARLERLEIRGWERVVQLTFERAGERGPEVFALMAELMGRWSNLILVEGATGKILDAVKMVPEERTRKRPVQRGSDYRMPPGQAKPDPDAAAEADIRRMWDAAGGSGAPLKDRVRALVDSISGLSPQNAEALLRQGESPPEIWGALCAMRDALHRGALSPFLLLDENGEPAGLSAHPPERAPA